One Dialister invisus DSM 15470 genomic region harbors:
- a CDS encoding TonB-dependent receptor plug domain-containing protein → MKQGMKSILVAAVVLSISRGSYAAEYPHYYELPGVVITATRTKNTIEKVPASMQVITEADIRRSGAHSMRNLLTDFANIFQKSKVRGGGHDIIIRGMSTDKSLIMINGRRVANEADASGLGNAMALDRINLSNVERVEIVRGPSSALYGSEAMGGVINIITRPSMKISLVTGLEQTSNDTSHWWHADTGRIGKFSSTFDMRFNKIRRDMEPEATESNSYGTAQTYNASLNYYFNNNNYINVWVDYYSQNLESDSGNPMLREFPVYMGMKKLSGQAMISGDGMKRYKQQNYGISWNGKTDRNDWQLRAYMSKFDWDSKRNQKVIKAIPGADRLSKMAYGAVLKKQYNTYDFNYNFHNIWAIDGRNTISLNEHHRLTFGSEYVRENISGTDLGVNGDGISELTENGITKNRSRKSFSTYAGYIQNEMEYGKWFIVPAIRYDHHSIYGSHASPKLGVTYSANENFRVKANYGKGFKAPTVFQLFYDLDRMMGTTWVHLTGNSNLKPEESTSWDLGIEAKFGKGYGSITYFDSDVNNLINSRFVKIENNGHRLYRYENVNTARIKGVESTLGYKFNDVLEFKVTSTWLNAKDTTKHIDLTQRAKLSQVYQFIYDDHKDKGWSAMLWNQFDYKFVTDANGDGMPDDKKSYSLTSFVLTRKINKDTRIYGTVQNVFGKKDTNCDLDGRFWSIGWEHTF, encoded by the coding sequence ATGAAACAGGGAATGAAAAGTATTTTAGTTGCTGCTGTTGTGTTGTCTATTTCCAGAGGAAGCTATGCTGCTGAGTATCCTCATTATTATGAGTTGCCTGGGGTGGTTATAACAGCGACTCGCACGAAGAATACAATAGAAAAGGTACCTGCATCAATGCAGGTGATTACTGAAGCGGATATCCGGAGAAGTGGTGCTCACAGTATGCGGAATTTACTTACAGATTTTGCAAATATTTTTCAAAAAAGCAAAGTTCGTGGTGGCGGTCATGATATTATTATTCGCGGTATGAGTACGGATAAATCTCTTATTATGATTAATGGACGGCGTGTGGCTAATGAAGCGGATGCGAGCGGTCTTGGAAATGCTATGGCACTAGATCGTATCAATTTAAGTAATGTGGAAAGGGTAGAAATTGTCCGTGGTCCCTCAAGTGCTCTTTATGGCTCGGAAGCGATGGGAGGCGTGATAAATATTATTACAAGGCCAAGTATGAAAATATCTCTTGTTACTGGATTGGAACAGACTTCAAATGATACGAGCCATTGGTGGCATGCGGATACAGGAAGAATCGGAAAGTTTTCTTCTACTTTTGATATGCGGTTTAATAAAATCCGCAGAGATATGGAACCGGAAGCAACGGAGTCCAATTCTTATGGAACGGCACAGACATATAACGCATCTTTAAATTATTATTTTAATAATAATAATTATATTAATGTGTGGGTTGATTATTATAGTCAGAATTTAGAAAGCGACAGCGGAAATCCGATGTTAAGGGAATTCCCTGTATATATGGGAATGAAGAAACTTTCCGGACAAGCGATGATTTCTGGTGATGGGATGAAAAGGTATAAACAGCAGAATTATGGAATCAGCTGGAACGGGAAAACAGATCGGAATGATTGGCAATTGCGCGCATATATGAGCAAGTTTGATTGGGATAGCAAAAGAAATCAAAAAGTAATCAAGGCAATTCCTGGTGCTGATAGGTTGTCTAAAATGGCTTATGGAGCTGTTTTAAAAAAACAGTATAATACATATGATTTTAATTATAATTTTCATAATATATGGGCTATAGATGGGAGAAACACGATTTCTTTGAATGAGCACCATCGTTTGACTTTTGGTTCGGAATATGTTCGCGAGAATATATCTGGTACCGATTTAGGGGTTAATGGAGATGGTATCAGTGAGTTGACTGAAAATGGAATAACGAAGAATCGTTCCAGAAAATCTTTTTCTACATATGCCGGCTATATCCAAAATGAAATGGAATATGGGAAATGGTTTATTGTTCCTGCAATTCGCTATGATCATCACAGTATTTATGGCAGTCATGCATCTCCGAAATTAGGGGTGACTTACAGCGCAAATGAAAATTTTCGTGTGAAAGCCAATTATGGCAAAGGGTTTAAGGCGCCCACGGTATTCCAGCTTTTCTATGATTTGGACAGAATGATGGGAACGACATGGGTGCATCTTACTGGTAATTCAAATTTGAAGCCAGAAGAGTCTACCAGTTGGGATTTGGGGATTGAAGCAAAGTTTGGAAAAGGGTATGGTTCAATTACATACTTTGACAGTGATGTGAATAATCTGATTAATAGCCGATTTGTAAAAATAGAAAATAATGGACATCGCCTGTATCGTTATGAAAATGTGAATACTGCCCGTATCAAAGGTGTGGAAAGCACGTTGGGATATAAATTTAATGATGTATTGGAATTTAAAGTGACCTCTACATGGTTGAATGCCAAAGATACGACAAAGCATATTGATTTGACACAGAGGGCAAAATTATCTCAAGTGTACCAGTTTATTTATGATGACCATAAAGATAAGGGATGGAGTGCGATGCTTTGGAATCAGTTTGATTATAAATTTGTAACAGATGCAAATGGTGATGGTATGCCTGATGATAAAAAGAGTTATAGTTTGACCAGTTTTGTGCTTACAAGGAAAATTAACAAAGATACTCGCATTTATGGCACGGTACAAAATGTTTTTGGAAAGAAAGACACAAACTGTGACTTGGATGGACGTTTTTGGTCGATAGGATGGGAGCATACTTTTTGA
- a CDS encoding ABC transporter substrate-binding protein: MKRNFLFSFFIVAEVILSSGCGTQQEIPKTTAFYQVVDSAGRTVELEKKPERVVLLATAFPEILLAVDGDFEAWANNPSIKEPAWARGKKTVGYVYDINIESVVAMNPDLVVGLVGLHNKLEAVFKTNNIPFLLLSLSRYEDVENAIQVLADSTGHHEKGIKVVTAIRERMAITEKKMPDKGLTCAILHGTARSLTFEGEETIAGETAKRLHISNVFAGMFIDGTNMVPFNLEALVEKNPDIIFLTTMMLPGKEEEAFKVFFEQPAWAGLEAVQTGRVYFLPQNLFLSSPGIHYPEALEIMANLAYEGDLE, encoded by the coding sequence ATGAAAAGAAATTTTCTATTTAGCTTTTTTATAGTGGCTGAGGTTATTTTATCCAGTGGCTGTGGAACCCAGCAGGAAATTCCCAAAACTACGGCTTTTTATCAAGTAGTTGACAGCGCGGGGCGTACAGTGGAATTGGAAAAGAAGCCAGAACGGGTAGTGCTTTTGGCGACTGCTTTTCCGGAAATTCTTCTTGCTGTAGATGGTGATTTTGAAGCATGGGCTAATAATCCGAGTATAAAAGAACCTGCATGGGCAAGGGGAAAAAAGACAGTGGGATATGTGTACGATATCAACATAGAATCTGTTGTTGCAATGAACCCGGATCTTGTGGTTGGGCTGGTCGGACTCCATAATAAATTGGAAGCTGTCTTCAAGACCAATAACATACCTTTTCTGCTTTTGTCTCTTTCGCGTTATGAAGATGTGGAAAATGCGATACAAGTACTTGCAGATAGTACAGGACATCATGAGAAAGGGATAAAAGTGGTTACTGCGATTCGAGAACGTATGGCGATAACGGAAAAGAAAATGCCTGATAAAGGACTTACCTGTGCAATTCTTCATGGAACGGCGCGATCGTTAACATTTGAGGGGGAAGAGACAATTGCAGGAGAGACTGCAAAACGTCTCCATATTAGTAATGTTTTTGCTGGTATGTTTATAGATGGTACTAATATGGTGCCTTTTAACTTAGAGGCATTGGTAGAAAAGAACCCAGATATCATTTTTCTAACAACAATGATGCTGCCGGGAAAAGAGGAAGAAGCTTTTAAAGTTTTTTTTGAACAGCCTGCCTGGGCAGGTTTAGAAGCGGTGCAAACGGGAAGGGTATATTTTCTGCCACAGAATTTATTTTTGTCCAGTCCTGGAATTCATTATCCGGAAGCATTGGAAATAATGGCAAATCTTGCATATGAGGGGGATTTGGAATGA
- a CDS encoding radical SAM protein codes for MNHFEEYIAEWYDTIPEGGGTAASPWKIEWNDVPYKERDTRPLSRLKVLGAMKEVLFNGTPTQRAAVYIHIPFCRLSCTYCSFFKKKGDNKAQHEYVELLLKELESLSDKPYVKKSKISAVFFGGGAPGILSAGDMADILCAIKKTFLLAEDAEVTMESSLSDMTEEKMDVAIAGGVTRFSFGIQSFNSQVRNTVGRPYSREEVLKQLSIYSKKKADIIIDLIYGLPYETEETMRQDIRDAAACGIAGLDLYKLQLLPDSPLGKSFAAAGKCLIESEVQVFFQVAEEELNAIGAENISCSHWRMKQSERNLYNTIASGSDDLFAIGMACGGRIGGVSFMKPIPDAMYHSVVKMGMYCPMAAEKEGKYHAFFSALQSAGNRGIIDLSALEEMFGLPVAKLLMPLFQTWEVWGLLELIENQWRMTSPGRYWYRTMTRLILRAADYMCFGLPENTKKADWHGMINMK; via the coding sequence ATGAACCATTTTGAAGAATATATTGCTGAATGGTATGATACGATTCCTGAAGGAGGTGGTACTGCAGCAAGTCCATGGAAGATCGAATGGAACGATGTTCCCTATAAAGAGCGGGATACAAGACCTTTGTCCCGGTTAAAGGTACTGGGAGCAATGAAGGAAGTTTTATTTAATGGTACACCTACGCAAAGGGCAGCAGTTTACATCCATATTCCTTTTTGTCGTTTATCATGTACCTATTGTTCTTTTTTCAAAAAGAAGGGAGATAATAAGGCACAGCATGAATATGTGGAGCTTTTACTGAAAGAACTGGAATCACTGTCCGATAAGCCTTATGTTAAAAAATCAAAAATATCTGCCGTCTTTTTTGGTGGTGGTGCACCGGGCATCCTTTCAGCAGGAGATATGGCGGATATACTTTGCGCTATAAAGAAAACGTTCCTTTTGGCAGAGGATGCGGAAGTCACCATGGAATCAAGTTTGTCGGATATGACAGAAGAAAAGATGGACGTGGCCATAGCTGGTGGGGTAACCCGTTTCAGCTTTGGCATACAGTCATTTAACAGCCAGGTAAGAAATACAGTTGGTCGGCCTTATTCACGAGAAGAGGTGCTGAAACAGCTTTCCATTTACTCAAAGAAAAAAGCAGATATCATTATTGATCTAATTTATGGTTTGCCCTATGAAACAGAAGAAACGATGCGTCAGGATATTCGGGATGCCGCTGCTTGCGGCATTGCTGGATTAGATTTATACAAGCTTCAGCTTCTTCCTGATTCTCCTTTGGGGAAATCTTTTGCAGCAGCAGGAAAGTGTTTGATAGAATCGGAAGTACAGGTCTTCTTTCAGGTAGCGGAAGAAGAATTGAATGCGATCGGGGCAGAGAATATTTCCTGTTCTCATTGGCGGATGAAACAATCCGAAAGAAATTTGTACAATACAATTGCTTCTGGCAGTGATGATCTTTTTGCGATTGGAATGGCCTGCGGCGGACGAATCGGAGGGGTCAGTTTTATGAAACCTATTCCTGATGCTATGTATCATTCTGTGGTTAAGATGGGAATGTATTGCCCTATGGCAGCAGAAAAAGAAGGGAAATACCATGCTTTCTTTTCCGCACTTCAATCAGCAGGAAACCGGGGAATTATTGATTTATCTGCTTTAGAAGAAATGTTTGGATTGCCTGTTGCAAAATTATTGATGCCGCTTTTCCAAACTTGGGAAGTTTGGGGGCTTTTGGAACTGATAGAAAATCAATGGAGAATGACATCACCCGGAAGATATTGGTATCGTACAATGACACGTCTTATACTCCGTGCAGCGGATTACATGTGTTTTGGATTACCAGAAAATACCAAGAAAGCAGATTGGCACGGCATGATTAATATGAAGTAG
- a CDS encoding EamA family transporter, with protein MKFFAVFLVVIAGTMWAGSGLAAQHFLAHNDHTAMDLTVFRMISTALIIFVIAFMRGTLGRSMRILKEYPTLWIKLIFYGLGLMLMQHTYFAGIGAGNAAVATVIQYICPALVICWVALRRKKVPGMGDMFAVVLAVGGVFLLATGGDPRTLSVPAECIYYSILSAVFYAFCSIYPKQLMMTLDNSFLLMFGMLFGGIMGYMADPVTDLGTFFHDDVLFDMFMIIICGTVIAFICYNVGLAWLTEEQTSVTATVEPAVSVIASYFLFGTTFGLFEGTGIIMVLLAILMPVMRKWHGN; from the coding sequence ATGAAATTCTTTGCAGTTTTTTTAGTGGTAATTGCCGGAACCATGTGGGCGGGAAGCGGGCTTGCGGCCCAGCATTTTCTTGCACATAATGATCATACCGCTATGGACCTGACTGTTTTCCGTATGATTTCTACGGCACTTATTATTTTCGTGATTGCTTTTATGCGGGGAACCTTGGGGCGGTCTATGCGGATACTTAAGGAATATCCTACATTATGGATCAAACTTATTTTTTACGGTCTGGGGCTCATGCTTATGCAGCATACTTATTTTGCGGGAATTGGTGCGGGAAACGCGGCTGTGGCTACAGTGATTCAGTATATATGCCCCGCACTTGTTATCTGCTGGGTGGCTCTGCGAAGAAAAAAGGTACCGGGGATGGGTGACATGTTTGCTGTAGTGCTGGCGGTAGGAGGTGTATTTCTTCTGGCGACAGGGGGAGATCCCCGGACATTGTCTGTTCCTGCGGAATGTATCTATTACAGTATTTTGTCCGCCGTATTTTATGCTTTTTGTTCCATTTATCCAAAGCAATTGATGATGACACTGGATAATTCATTTCTTCTTATGTTCGGCATGCTTTTCGGCGGTATAATGGGGTATATGGCTGATCCTGTTACTGATTTAGGCACGTTCTTTCATGATGATGTACTTTTTGATATGTTTATGATTATTATTTGCGGTACGGTTATCGCCTTCATTTGCTATAATGTCGGACTTGCATGGTTGACTGAAGAGCAGACATCAGTGACCGCGACCGTGGAACCGGCCGTTTCTGTCATCGCATCCTATTTCCTTTTTGGAACGACGTTCGGTTTGTTTGAAGGAACAGGGATCATTATGGTTTTACTTGCTATTCTTATGCCGGTCATGAGAAAATGGCATGGAAATTAG
- the lepA gene encoding translation elongation factor 4, producing the protein MDTNHIRNFSIIAHIDHGKSTLADRLIEMTGTVQKRDMEAQILDTMELERERGITIKEQSARLMYKYKNGEMYELNLIDTPGHVDFNYEVSRSLSACEGAILIIDATQGVQAQTLANVYLALDNNLEIIPVVNKIDLPSADVERVKKEVENVIGLDMSEAVPVSAKTGLNVENVLERIVELVPPPEDRSDKPLRCLIFDSIFDPYKGAIAYVRIMDGEIRPGMEIKMMSSGKVYTVTEVGYFTPLPKVTAALTCGSVGYVAASIKNVGDCAVGDTITSAGNGAKEPLPGYRKALPMVFCGLYPIESKDYDQLKMALEKLQLNDAALEYVPETSQALGFGFRCGFLGLLHMDVIQERLEREYNLKLITTAPSVIYHVFKTDGEMIAVDNPAELPPMTKIEHIEEPIAKVEILVPSDMVGNVMELVQNRRGEFQTMTYLDETRVDLSYKIPLAEIIFDFFDKLKSATKGYASLDYQISGYQKTDAVKLDILLNGDLIDALSIIVHKSNAASRGRVLALRLKDIIPRQQFEVPIQAAVGSKIIARETIKAYKKDVLAKCYGGDVSRKKKLLEKQKAGKKRMKQVGSVEIPQEAFMAVLKDD; encoded by the coding sequence ATGGATACGAACCATATCAGGAATTTTTCTATTATTGCCCACATTGATCACGGCAAGTCTACACTGGCGGACCGTCTTATTGAGATGACGGGAACCGTGCAGAAGCGCGATATGGAAGCGCAGATACTGGATACAATGGAACTGGAACGGGAAAGAGGTATCACGATTAAAGAGCAGTCTGCCCGTTTAATGTACAAATATAAAAATGGAGAAATGTATGAGCTGAATCTCATTGATACTCCGGGGCATGTAGACTTTAACTATGAAGTGTCTCGAAGCCTTTCTGCCTGTGAGGGAGCCATTCTTATCATTGATGCGACACAGGGCGTACAGGCGCAGACTTTGGCCAATGTATATCTGGCGCTTGATAATAATTTGGAAATTATCCCGGTTGTTAATAAAATTGATTTACCCAGCGCCGATGTGGAACGGGTAAAGAAAGAAGTGGAAAATGTTATCGGGCTGGATATGTCAGAAGCGGTTCCAGTAAGTGCTAAAACCGGTCTTAATGTAGAGAATGTGCTGGAGCGGATTGTGGAATTAGTTCCGCCGCCGGAAGATCGTTCCGATAAACCGCTCCGCTGTCTGATTTTTGATTCCATCTTCGACCCTTACAAAGGTGCTATTGCTTATGTCCGTATTATGGATGGGGAGATCCGGCCAGGTATGGAGATAAAGATGATGTCTTCAGGGAAAGTGTATACGGTTACAGAAGTAGGATACTTTACGCCTCTTCCCAAAGTTACTGCTGCTTTGACCTGTGGATCTGTGGGATATGTAGCAGCGAGCATAAAAAATGTAGGAGACTGTGCAGTAGGTGACACAATTACATCCGCTGGAAATGGTGCCAAAGAACCTCTTCCCGGATACCGTAAGGCGCTGCCTATGGTTTTCTGCGGCCTCTATCCTATTGAAAGTAAAGATTATGATCAGCTGAAGATGGCATTGGAAAAGTTGCAGCTCAATGATGCAGCGCTTGAATATGTGCCGGAGACGTCACAGGCACTTGGTTTCGGATTTCGTTGCGGTTTCCTCGGGCTGCTCCATATGGATGTTATCCAGGAACGTCTGGAACGGGAATATAATTTGAAATTGATTACAACGGCACCGTCGGTTATCTATCATGTATTCAAGACAGACGGGGAGATGATAGCCGTGGATAATCCGGCGGAATTGCCGCCTATGACAAAAATTGAGCATATAGAAGAACCGATTGCCAAGGTAGAAATACTTGTGCCTTCTGACATGGTGGGTAATGTAATGGAATTGGTGCAAAATCGTCGTGGTGAATTTCAGACGATGACTTATCTGGATGAAACACGTGTGGATTTATCTTATAAAATTCCGTTGGCGGAAATTATTTTTGATTTCTTTGATAAGTTGAAGTCGGCAACGAAGGGGTACGCTTCTTTGGACTACCAGATTTCCGGTTACCAAAAAACAGATGCCGTTAAACTGGATATTCTACTGAACGGGGATCTTATTGACGCGTTGTCTATTATTGTCCACAAAAGCAATGCAGCATCCCGTGGTAGAGTATTGGCGCTCCGCTTGAAAGACATTATTCCGCGCCAGCAGTTTGAGGTGCCGATCCAGGCAGCGGTAGGAAGTAAGATTATTGCAAGAGAAACGATTAAAGCTTATAAAAAAGATGTCCTCGCCAAATGCTATGGCGGTGACGTAAGCCGGAAGAAAAAGCTTCTGGAAAAACAGAAGGCGGGGAAAAAGCGTATGAAACAGGTGGGAAGCGTAGAAATTCCCCAGGAAGCCTTCATGGCGGTATTAAAAGATGACTGA
- the hemW gene encoding radical SAM family heme chaperone HemW, with product MTDSKTLGLYLHIPFCRSRCHYCGFYSVGSKLTDSFLDALAQEMENKSKLFEDKLCDTVYLGGGTPSVLSGNQLKSIIEALHRYFHIYENAEITMEMNPCDMTESYLKNALVQGVNRISVGVQTNRDELLVKIGRRHTAAEAEKAVNRAFKLGFRNISIDLMCELPRQTVDDFEKTLKYAVHLPVTHMSVYSLILEEGTRFSQMASRGILARPSENDSWAMYQAMCRILPHYGFERYEISSFARTGFQSAHNRKYWKLEDYLGLGPSACSRIGHERWENISNLRLYEERLAADEPVEEKISLSPKEEMEEFAFLGLRMKEGINSRKFYQRYGKEIMEVYGSVVKKLVKEKMIFLNNGNIQMTYKGAALGNYVFEQFLLD from the coding sequence ATGACTGATTCCAAAACGCTTGGCCTTTACTTACATATTCCATTCTGCCGAAGCCGCTGTCATTATTGCGGCTTTTATTCTGTAGGCAGTAAATTGACAGACAGTTTCCTTGATGCATTGGCGCAGGAAATGGAAAATAAAAGCAAACTTTTTGAGGATAAACTTTGTGATACGGTTTATTTAGGCGGAGGGACACCCTCCGTGTTGTCCGGAAATCAATTAAAAAGCATTATAGAAGCATTGCACCGATATTTTCATATCTATGAGAATGCAGAAATTACGATGGAAATGAATCCTTGCGATATGACGGAATCATATTTAAAAAATGCTTTGGTACAGGGGGTCAATCGTATTTCTGTGGGGGTACAGACTAATCGTGATGAACTTCTTGTAAAAATTGGGCGCCGCCATACGGCTGCTGAGGCGGAGAAAGCTGTCAATCGGGCATTCAAACTCGGTTTTAGAAATATCAGTATTGATTTGATGTGCGAACTTCCCAGGCAGACAGTGGATGATTTTGAAAAGACATTAAAGTATGCTGTTCACTTGCCGGTTACTCATATGTCGGTATATAGTTTGATTTTGGAGGAAGGAACGAGATTTTCCCAAATGGCGTCGCGCGGTATTCTGGCGCGTCCGTCAGAAAATGACAGTTGGGCAATGTATCAGGCGATGTGTCGGATACTTCCTCATTACGGATTTGAGCGGTATGAAATTTCCAGTTTTGCGCGGACAGGGTTTCAATCTGCCCATAACAGGAAGTATTGGAAATTAGAAGACTATTTAGGGTTGGGGCCCTCTGCCTGTTCCCGCATTGGGCATGAACGGTGGGAAAATATTTCTAACTTAAGGCTGTATGAAGAGCGGTTGGCGGCAGACGAGCCTGTAGAAGAAAAAATTTCTCTTTCCCCAAAAGAAGAAATGGAAGAATTTGCATTTCTTGGACTTCGTATGAAAGAAGGCATCAATAGCAGGAAATTTTATCAGCGGTATGGGAAAGAAATAATGGAAGTTTATGGCAGTGTGGTGAAAAAGCTGGTGAAAGAAAAGATGATTTTCCTGAATAATGGGAACATTCAAATGACCTATAAAGGGGCGGCACTTGGAAATTATGTGTTTGAACAATTTCTTTTGGATTGA
- the alr gene encoding alanine racemase produces MPVSYMEIDLRAFRHNLRVIRSHLKNVPALAVIKANAYGHGAVECLRAALEEGCVGAAVARVEEGRVVRASGFDCPVYVLGLPLPEEMSVGVNEELILPVDDTTNLEALEIAASTLKKMVEVMLPIDTGMNRIGTHAKDLSAFLEKLKRYPHLHIHGLFTHLATADAKNKSKTYKQLAEFEEALSAMPSLENLVISAASSAGVVDIPESWYNLVRPGIIQYGPSPSNTMLNYLDLKYMMTVVSHITHVQVVHKGETVGYGATYTAGKDMRIATIPIGYADGYPRALSNKGAVLIGEKRCPIVGRICMDQLMAAVDDTVMPGDEVVLIGKQGDEEIKVDELAELAGTIHYEILCGLRRIPRIFIDEK; encoded by the coding sequence ATGCCGGTATCATACATGGAAATTGATTTAAGAGCGTTTCGTCACAATCTGCGGGTTATCCGCAGCCATTTAAAAAACGTACCGGCGCTTGCTGTAATCAAAGCAAATGCTTATGGACATGGGGCGGTAGAGTGCCTGCGTGCAGCTTTAGAGGAAGGCTGCGTCGGTGCTGCGGTAGCCCGAGTGGAAGAAGGCCGTGTCGTTAGGGCATCCGGTTTTGATTGTCCGGTTTATGTCCTTGGGCTGCCGCTTCCGGAAGAAATGTCCGTGGGTGTTAATGAAGAACTTATTCTTCCTGTTGATGATACGACTAATTTGGAGGCGTTGGAGATAGCCGCGTCCACTTTAAAAAAAATGGTGGAAGTGATGCTTCCTATTGATACGGGAATGAATCGAATCGGTACACATGCAAAAGATTTATCTGCCTTTCTGGAAAAATTAAAAAGATATCCCCACCTGCATATTCATGGGTTGTTTACCCACTTGGCAACAGCTGATGCAAAAAATAAGAGTAAAACGTATAAACAACTGGCAGAATTTGAAGAGGCCCTTTCCGCTATGCCGTCATTGGAGAATTTGGTTATTTCCGCAGCAAGCAGCGCAGGGGTCGTGGATATTCCTGAAAGCTGGTACAATCTGGTGCGCCCGGGGATTATCCAGTACGGGCCTTCTCCCTCAAATACAATGCTGAATTATCTGGATTTAAAGTATATGATGACTGTAGTAAGCCATATTACCCATGTGCAGGTGGTGCATAAGGGAGAAACCGTAGGGTATGGTGCTACATATACAGCAGGAAAGGATATGAGAATCGCTACGATTCCTATCGGATATGCAGACGGATATCCCCGTGCACTTTCTAATAAAGGAGCAGTTCTTATTGGAGAGAAACGCTGTCCTATCGTGGGGCGTATCTGTATGGATCAGCTTATGGCGGCTGTTGATGATACCGTAATGCCTGGTGATGAAGTCGTTCTTATCGGAAAACAGGGGGATGAAGAAATTAAAGTGGATGAGCTGGCAGAACTGGCCGGTACAATTCATTATGAAATTCTTTGTGGGCTAAGACGGATTCCACGGATATTTATTGATGAAAAATGA
- the thrC gene encoding threonine synthase, protein MRYRSTRSEEKISAPQALLQGLAKDGGLYVPEMLPAPFIEYNSLRDLSYKELASFVLKRFLTDIPENDLKKLTDAAYTGTFDAKEIVPVKRMTDAFSVAEMFYGRTCAFKDLALSLFPYLLVWAKAQENDGKQILILTATSGDTGKAALEGFRDIPDINIMVFYPSDGVSPLQKDQMQKQSGNNVRVAGIDGNFDDAQSALKRIFMSGLREEASEKGVLFSSANSINIGRLLPQIIYYVWIWLQLRKNHSIGENERFNVVVPTGNFGNILAGWMAKEIGVPLGQLICASNENKVLTDFFETGVYDINREFYLTESPSMDILISSNFERFLYYVLGSADKVAAAMKALNKEGRYAVSEEELADALGEITGGWASSEDMKRAIKAVYESYDYLMDPHTAVAYAVYHRLRCEGKIERHSHTVIISTAHPYKFPGIVAEILGLDETGTPYDVLRRIEKKTGIPIPFQLGDLEMKEKRFIDIIGKDDVADAVSEYMDDIMNIRMRNE, encoded by the coding sequence ATGAGATACAGAAGTACACGAAGTGAAGAAAAAATTTCTGCGCCCCAGGCATTGCTTCAGGGATTGGCAAAAGATGGCGGGCTCTATGTTCCTGAAATGCTGCCGGCGCCTTTTATTGAATATAATTCTTTAAGGGATTTGTCATATAAGGAATTGGCCAGCTTTGTTCTTAAACGTTTTTTGACAGATATTCCTGAAAATGATTTGAAGAAACTTACAGATGCGGCCTATACGGGAACATTTGACGCAAAAGAAATTGTGCCCGTAAAACGTATGACAGATGCTTTTTCTGTGGCGGAAATGTTTTATGGCAGGACTTGTGCTTTTAAGGATCTGGCGCTTTCTTTGTTCCCTTATCTGCTTGTATGGGCAAAGGCGCAGGAAAATGATGGAAAGCAGATTTTAATCTTAACGGCTACTTCAGGTGATACAGGGAAAGCAGCGTTAGAGGGATTTCGTGACATTCCCGATATCAATATTATGGTATTTTATCCGTCTGATGGAGTGAGCCCTCTTCAAAAGGATCAGATGCAGAAGCAGTCCGGTAATAATGTAAGGGTGGCAGGTATTGATGGTAATTTTGATGATGCCCAGAGTGCATTAAAACGCATTTTTATGAGTGGCTTGAGAGAAGAAGCATCAGAAAAGGGTGTTTTGTTTTCCAGTGCTAATTCGATTAATATTGGCCGGTTGTTGCCGCAGATCATCTATTATGTATGGATCTGGCTTCAGTTGAGAAAGAACCATTCGATTGGAGAAAATGAGCGGTTTAATGTGGTAGTTCCTACAGGAAATTTTGGAAATATTCTGGCCGGGTGGATGGCAAAAGAAATCGGTGTTCCCCTTGGACAGCTGATTTGTGCTTCCAATGAAAATAAGGTACTTACAGATTTTTTCGAAACAGGCGTGTATGACATCAATCGCGAGTTTTATCTGACGGAATCACCATCTATGGATATCCTTATTTCTTCTAATTTTGAGCGTTTCCTGTACTATGTACTTGGTTCTGCTGATAAAGTGGCAGCAGCCATGAAAGCATTGAACAAGGAAGGGCGATATGCGGTATCGGAAGAAGAATTAGCAGACGCTCTTGGTGAAATTACAGGAGGATGGGCCTCTTCCGAAGATATGAAACGGGCGATAAAAGCAGTTTACGAATCTTATGACTACCTTATGGATCCTCATACTGCAGTGGCTTATGCAGTTTATCACAGACTTCGTTGCGAAGGGAAGATAGAAAGACATTCTCATACAGTCATCATCAGCACAGCACATCCATATAAATTTCCCGGTATAGTAGCGGAGATTCTCGGTTTAGATGAAACAGGTACACCCTATGATGTTCTTCGGCGTATTGAAAAGAAAACAGGGATTCCTATTCCTTTTCAGTTGGGAGATTTAGAAATGAAGGAAAAACGTTTTATCGATATAATTGGAAAAGATGATGTGGCTGATGCAGTTAGTGAATACATGGATGATATTATGAATATAAGGATGCGAAATGAATAA